The Bacteroides ovatus genomic interval CCTATTCAAATTTAGGAAGTGTAGACAGTTGGGGCTGGGAACTTTCTTTAAAATGGAACGATAAGATTGGCGATAATTTCCGTTATTGGGCGGGTATTAACCTTTCTTATAATCAGAATGAGATTCTTGAAAAGAAGGAAGCACCGCAGAATAATTTATATCAATATCAGAAGGGACACCGTATCGGTTCGCGTAGTCAATATGTTTTCTGGCGCTTCTATGATGAGGATACACCTGCGCTATATGAGCAGACATTTAATCGTCCGTTCCCCACTCACGAGAGTATTCTTCAAAATGGAGATGCAGTATATGTTGACTTGAATGGTGACCGTAAGATTGATGCAAATGATGCAAGTTATGACTATGGCTTTACAGACGATCCTGAATATATGCTAGGTATTAATTTAGGATTCAGTTGGAAGAATCTGGAAATAAGTACTCAATGGACAGGGGCCTGGAATGTAAGCCGTATGATTTCGGATGTATTTCGTCAGCCGTTCTATTCATCTTCCAATAGCGAGCAGGGAGGATTGTTGGCATACCATCTGGATCATACATGGACACCGGAAAATCCGTCACAATCTTCGGAGTATCCGAGAGCTACCATTGATAATGCAAAGAATAATTATGCTACCTCCACTTTATATGAGAAAGATGCCAAATACTTGCGTTTGAAAACTCTTCAGGTGGCATACAATTTTCACTTCCCATTAATGAAGAAACTTGGACTGAATACATGTCAGTTGGCTTTTGCAGGATATAATTTGTGGACGATTACACCTTATTTGTGGGGTGATCCGGAGGCAAGAGCTACTAATGCACCTTCTTATCCATTGTCCAAGACTTATACGTTGAGCTTGAAATTAGGATTCTAAAATAGATAAAGGAAAGATACAATGAAATTACAAAATAAATGGTTCATCGGTGCGATGTTGGGAGCGGCGGTTTGTTTGGTTTCCACTTCATGTGTGGACGAAATTAAATTCGGAAACTCTTTTTTGGATAAGGCACCGGGCGGAAATGCTACTATTGACACAGTGTTCAATAGTGCGGAATATACGCGCCAATTTTTGAATACCTGTTACAGTAGACAGTATTACGGATTACCTTATAATACGGACAGTAACGGTAATATTCCTGATTCTTCCAGTCCTTATTTAGGAAAGAAGGATGCGCTAACAGACTGCTGGTCACTTTATTTTAGTGACGCAACTGTATATCAGCAGTATTATTTGGGTTCTCTCAATGCCAACTATGGCACGCGTGGTAATATTTTCCCATATACACGGGAAATGGTATGGGAAGTAGTGCGCTGGTGCTGGTTGTTAATGGAAAATATAGATAGAGTGCCGGGCATGGATAGCACTGAAAAAACTCAGTTGGTGGCAGAAGCTAAATGCCTGATTGCGGCACGCTATTTTGATATGTTCCGTCATTATGGAGGTCTTCCATTGTTATATGCTTCATTCACCGGTACGGAGTCAGGTTATGAAATCCCCCGTGCTACGGTAGAGGAGACTGTTAACTACATGATAAAGATGTTGGATGATGCTATCAATTCCGGTGGATTGGTGTGGGCTTATGCTGATGCCGATCTTGCCAGCAAGGCCGGACACTGGACAAAGGCCGGTGCGATGGCATTGAAATGCAAAATCTGGCAATTTGCCGCTTCTCCGTTGTTTAACGATGTCAACGGATATGCAGGAGGAAACTCAGAGGCTGAACAGCAGCATCTGGTATGGTACGGCGGCTACCATGCGGAACTTTGGGATAACTGTTTGAAGGCTTGTGAAGCATTCTTTAAAGAGCTGGAGAGTCAAGGCGGATATAGCCTGAATAAGGCTTCGGAAGAAACACCGGAACAGTATCGGCAGGCATATCGTATGGGATATATTCGTCAGAACAGCAAGGAGGTCTTGCATTCTGTCCGCACGAATATGTCGGACGCTTTCAACTCAAGTTCTTATATGTGGCATTCCTGGGCTGTTCCGTCACTTTGTCGTACCGAATATCCGCCTACACAGGAATATGTGGAGATGTTCCCATGGGCCGACGGTACTCCGTTTGACTGGAAAAAGACGGAAACAGAAGGTAAGTTGGATGCAATGTTCCTGACCGGAACATTCAAAAATGGAGAACAACTATTGTCGGAAATCGTATTAACCCGTGATCCTCGTCTGTATGAGCATTGCATGGTAAACGGATTGCCGAAGATGTTAGACTGGAGTGCAGGAACAATGTCCGGTTTACCTTATGAATTGTGGGTCGGAGGATACGATGAAGGACAAAATGCTGCACTTGAATCAGGTAACTATGCGACTGGTTATAAAAATATGAAATATTATTTGGGAACAGAGTACCAACGTCAGTATACGCATTGGGTATATCTTCGTTTATCTGACATTTATTTAACTTATGCAGAGGCCTTGCTTCAAGCCAAGAATGATCACCGGGGTGCTATTGACCAAATGAATATAGTACGTGCCCGCGTAGGATTGAAGAAAGATTTGGCGGAGTGTGTTACAGATAAGAATTTACTTTCTGACAAAGCAGCCTTATTGGAAGAATTGCTGTGCGAGCGTGTTCGGGAATTGGGGCTTGAAGATAGCCGTTACTTTGATCTTGTCCGTTACAAGCGTGCCGATCGTTTCGAGAAGCGCCTGCACGGGTTGCTCGCCTATCGTTTGGATGATACCGGTAATCGTATAACGGGAAATGCTAAATGGAATGAAGGAGATAAGAACAAGGGGGCATTGCAGCCTACTCGTTTTGAATATGAAAGGTTTGAGTTATCCAAGCCGGTCCGTCGGTGGTGGACATACGGATTTGATCCCAAATGGTATCTTTCTCCATTCCCGCAAACGGAAATTAACAAAGGATATGGATTGATTCAGAATCCGGGTTGGTAATGTGAGACAGCGAAATAGATTAAAACAATATTGAATATTGATTTATATGAGAAAAAATAAGATTCTGATACTGGCTTTACTGGTTTGTTTGAGCATTCCGGTCAGAGCACAGAATACAGACAACAACATTATAGGTATTGTTGTTGATAAATCGGGAAACCCAGTCTATGGAGCGTCCGTTAATGTGGAAGGTGGCGCAGTGGAGACCCGGGTTGAAACTGATAAAGATGGTAAATTCGAGATTGCGGTCGAGAAAGGACAACGTTTGAGTGTCGTTTCTGTCGACAAAGGCTCTACCACAGTTGTGGCAAAGACTGATGGTCCGATGACTATTGTGATGGGATATGCAGCTCAGACTATTGATGTGGGAGCTAACCGGACATTCAGTCGTCATGAATCAACAGCAGCTGTTTCTACCACCTATAACGAAGAGTTTAATAAGCGGTCTTCCCGGAATATATCCAATTCTTTATATGGATATGGATTGGGCCTTACTACTTTGCAGAATGCGGCCAGTACCGGGTTAATGGCAGATCCTACCTTTTATGTACGTGGTTTGCAGAGCTTGTCAAGTAGTACACCGCTTGTGCTGGTTGACGGTTTGGAACGAGACATGAGCTTGGTGAGCCCAGAAGAAGTAGAATCCGTTTCCATCCTGAAAGATGCCGCGGCTGTGGCATTGTACGGATACAAAGGGGTGAACGGTGCGATCTTGATTACTACAAAGCGTGGTAAGTACAAAACAAAAGAGATAACTTTTACGTATGATCATATCATTAACACTCAGTCTCGACGTCCGGAATTTGTAGATGCAGCTACGTATGCTTCTGCAGTGAATGAAGCGCGTGGATATGAAGGTTTGGGAGCTCGGTATACTCCGGAAGAAGTCGATGCTTTCCGTAATGGAGTAGGTAGTGGAGGGGCTTCCCGTATGTACCCTTATCTCTATCCTAATGTGAACTGGATTGATGAAACCTTTAAAGACAGAGGAGTTTCTAATAAATATACGATCGAATTCCGTGGGGGAGGAGCAAAGTTCCGCTACTATACTATGGCGAATTTATTAACAGACAAAGGGTTTATCAAAACCCCGAATGCAAATGACGGATATTCTACACAGAATATGTATTCACGTGCTAATTTGCGTACAAATCTGGATATTGATTTAACCGCCACTACCAAATTGAAGTTGAATCTTCTCGGTACCTTGTCCGAATCTCGGATTCCGGGGGCTTCGGTTAACCTATGGGATATGATTTATTCGATTCCTTCTGCAGCTTTTCCGGTTCGTACGGAAGATGACAGTTGGGGAGGAAGTACTACTTGGGCGGGAACATCGAATCCTGTCGCACAATCGCAGGGAGCTGCTTATTCTAAAGGACACTCTCGCAGTTTGTTTGCCAACCTTACCTTGTCACAAGATTTATCTGGTTTGCTGAAAGGATTGGGAGCAAACTTTCGTTTAGCTTATGACAACTATTCCAATATTCTGGAAGACCATAGCAAGACTTATACGTATGCCGGTTATGCAACAAGCTGGACAACTAACGGTCCGTTTTATACTGCCATTTCAGGTGGCGAATCCAGTGAAATGGGTTCGGGTGCAGGTATTGACAACTGGGCGCGCCAATTTAACTTTGCAGGTAGTGTCGATTACAATCGCTCGTTTCGGAAGTGGGATGTGTATTCTCAATTCAAATGGGATTATGAGTATCGTGATTCATACGGATTGAACACTACTATTTATCGGCAAAATGTATCCTGGTATAATCATGTAGGTTTCTCTAATCGCTATTATTTGGATCTGGCATTGGTTGGCTCGGCCTCCAGTTTATTGGCACCGGGGCATAAATGGGCTTTCTCGCCTACCATTTCTGCTGCTTGGGTGCTTTCGGAAGAAAAATGGTTGAAAGATGTGTCTTGGGTGAACTTCCTGAAATTGCGCGCTTCGTTTGGAGTGATCAATGTTGATTATCTGCCTAAAGACGGAAGTACTACCGTATATGACTATTGGGATCAGATTTATACGACTACCGGTACGCAATATAAGTTTAACAGTAGTTACGACTCTGAATTCGGAAGTACTATTATCGGGCGCCTGGCAACTGCTAATTCGACACATGAGAAAGCGTATAAATACAATGTTGGTGTTGATGCCGTGTTGTTCAATGGACTGGACGTGACGGCAGAAGGCTATTACCAACGGAGAAAAGATATTTGGGTCTCTTCCGAAGGAAAATATACCGATGTGTTGGGCGTAGATGCTCCGTTCGAGAATGCCGGAATCGTTGATAGCTATGGCGTGGAACTAGGACTTAACTATACGAAACGGTTAGGAGATGTAGTGTTCAACCTTGGCGGTAATTTTGCTTGGAATAAGAATGAAATTAAGGAACAACTGGAAGAACCGCGTTTGTATAAGAATCTTGTGCAAACAGGAAATCGGTTGGGACAAGTATATGGAATGGTAGCTGAAGGTTTCTTCAAAGATAAAGAAGATATAGCAAACAGCCTTCCGCAAAACTTTAGTACGGTAGTGCCGGGAGACATAAAATATAAAGATGTGAATGGAGACGGAATCATTGATGCCAATGATAAAACAGCTATCGGTTATAGTACGACGGCTCCGGAAATTTATTATTCTTTCCATTTGGGAGCCGAATGGAAAGGGATTGGAGTAGATGTAATGTTTCAGGGAACAGGTAACTATTCTGCTGTCTTGAATACGAAGAGTATGTTTTGGCCGTTGATAAATAATACGACACTTTCTACTCATTATTATGAGAATCGTTGGACACCGGAAAATCAAAATGCCAAATATCCTCGTTTGAGTTCACAGAGTAATGCCAATAACTATCAGGCTAATACAGTTTGGTTGGCGGACCGGTCATTCTTGAAGTTACGTAACGCGGAGGTGTATTACAGATTTCCGGAAGAATGGATGAAGAAGACTAAGATATTGGGGAGTGCCAAGTTATATGTCAGAGGAACAGACTTGTTCTGTTCAGATCATATTGATGTGACAGATCCGGAATGTTATGGTGTAGCGACTCCGCTGAATAAGAGTGTAGTAGTCGGTGTTACGATTGGTTTTTAATCATAAAAACAAAGCGAAAGAATGAAACTGAAAAACATTATCTACGGAATGATGTGTGTAGCCGCACTCGGTTCCTGCTCAGATAAGATGGAATATCATGAGTACAATAATTATGATGAGGATTTTGTGAAGCTCAACTTCGGTAATGTAGGAGGGCTGATAACAAATATCTATTTGTCCATGGATGTGGACTTTGGAAACTATAGCGGGGCAATTCTTGGTTCTGCTACCGATGAGTCCGAATATGCTTATTCGGGAAATCAGATTGAAGACTTTTACAATGGTTCTTGGAGTCCGTCGAATGCTAAAAGTAGCATGTGGACGTCCTGTTATGAAGGGATAGCCAATTGTAATTTATATCTGGAGAAGTTTACCGGACTGACATTTCCCGAGTTGGCTTTGAACAGTGATTATGCACAACAGATGTTCCGCTATACCAATTACCAGTATGAGGTACGTTTCCTTCGTGCATATTTCTACTTTAACTTGGTACGGCAATATGGAGATGTGCCGTTTAGCGACCATATATTAACAGCCGAAGAATCGAATACGTTATCGCGCAGACCGGCACAGGAGATTTTTGATTATATCATAGCCGAATGTGATGATATTAAAGATAAGATTATCGTCGATTACAGTAAACTGGGAGATATGGCATTGCCTAGTAGTCCGGCGGAAACAGGACGTGCCAACCGTAAAACGGTATTGGCCTTGAAAGCTCGTGCAGCATTGTATGCGGCAAGTCCTTTATTTAATCCGACTGATAATAGAGAACTGTGGTATCGTGCAGCTAAAGCCAATAAGGAAATTTTAGATGACAGTAATGGGTTTGCTGAAAAGGCAAAACTCTTAGTGGAGGATTATTCATCACTTTGGAGCAAGGACAATTACAATGACGCTACTAATGAATTGATTTTTCTCCGTCGTGCCACTACTACCACTAATTCTTTTGAGGGATATAACTTCCCGGTAGGGTTGGAAAATTGTAAAGGTGGAAACTGTCCCACACAGACACTGGTGGATGCGTATGAGATGAAGGATACAGGGTTGCGTCCGGACGAGTTGGATAACTATGATCCTGCTAATCCTTATTATACCAACCGCGACCCTCGTTTCTATCTGACTATTGCCAAGAATGGGGACGAAAAGTGGCCTAACTGGAATACTGTTCCTCTGCAAACCTATCAGGGCGGACTAAATGCGGAGCCTTTGAGTGGCGGAACTCCGACTGGCTATTATCTGAAGAAGTATTGTCAGACGGCAGTAGACTTACGTGCCGGTACAGCTTCAAAGACCTATCATTCATGGATTACATTCCGTTTTGGAGAGTTCTATTTGAATTATGCGGAAGCTGTATATAAGTATCTGGGTAGTCCGTATGCAACGGATAATGAATTTACAACTTCGGCTGTGGATGCTATCAAAGTAGTTCGTACGCGTGCCGAGATGCCCGGATTCCCTCAAGGGATGACCAATGATGCTTTCTGGAAGAAATATCAGAATGAACGTATGGTAGAATTGGCCTTTGAAGGACATCGTTTTTGGGATGTACGTCGTTGGAAGGAGGGTGACAAACATTTCAAGAACATTGTTGAAATGAAGATTACGAAGAATGGGGATGATACTTATACGTATGAACGTAAGGTAAAAGAAAGAAGTTGGGATGATAAGATGTATTTCTTCCCGATTCCGCAGAGTGAAAAATCTAAGAATCCTAATTTGGAGCAGAATCCGGGGTGGTAACCCACAACCGGAATGCTGATGAATAGTGATAGGATATTCTTGCATAGAACGGATGTTTATAGAATAAAAAAACGAAAGAAATGAAGAAACATTATATAATACTGGGGCTGTTTTGTCTGCTGGCCATAGTTGCCTGCTCGGATAATGACCCCGTCGTTGAAGTGAACAATGGCAATCAGACGGAAGAGGAGTTGCCGCCTCTGCCTACTGAAGTTATAACGGGTAGCCGTGCAATGTGGGTTAGTTACGACCCGGCACCAAATGTTGACGCCAATAACTCTTCCGGCATATCATCCGCATTGATTAGCTGGAGATTACTGAAGACCGATCCGTCTAATGTTGCTTTTGATATTTATAAGTCGGTAGACGGCGAGACGGAAGTGAAATTGAATGAGAAACCTATTTCGAATACTACTTCTTGGGTGGATGCGGATATTGATGTATCAAAAACGAATGTATACCGGGTCACTCTTGCCAATCAGGCTGAAACGCTTTGCGATTATACCTTTACCTCTGAAATGGCAGAAAAGTTTTATCATGAGATTAGATTAAACATGAATGTACCCGATGCGTCGATTACATATTCTCCTGATGATATTCAGCTAGGTGACTTGGACGGTGACGGTGAATTGGAGATTGTGGTGAAGAGAGAACCGTATGATGGTGCCAACCAGGGGGGATGGAATAATGGTTCGACCTTGTTGGAAGCTTATAAGATGGATGGTACTTTTTTGTGGCAAATTGATTTGGGAATCAATATTCGTTCCGGTTCACATTATACTTCATATATTTTATACGATTTTGATGGAGATGGTTTATGTGAAATAGCTTTCCGCTCTTCAGAAGGTACAAAGTTTGGGGATGGTAAGGGCATTACCGATGCTTATGGTAATGTGAACGATTATCGAATTCGTCAGACTGACGCTGTGGGCTGGTATTCGGGAGCAAGTATTAATACAATTTGCGGTTTGATAATGGAAGGTCCCGAATATATCTCTATTTGCCGTGGATATGATGGACGTGAAATTACCCGGGTGGATAATATTCCTCGTGGTGGAAGTGGTTCAAAAGCGTCGCGTGCTAAATATTGGAGTGAATATTGGGGAGATGATTACGGAAACCGCATGGACCGTTTCTTTATCGGGGTGGCTTATCTGGATGGTATACCTGACGAAGCGACCGGAGTGAGAACAAGCAACCCCAGTCTGATCATCAGTAGAGGTATTTATCATAATTGGCAAGTATGGGCACTCGATTTGAAAGGGAATAAACTGGAAACCCGTTGGAAGTTTGATACAGCCGAACATTCTTCAAAATGGTTGTCCATGTGTTCGCATAGTTTTCGTGTAGCGGACTTGGACGATGATGGAAAAGATGAAATCTTGTATGGTTCTGCGGCTATAGATGATGATGGAAGCGAATTGTGGTGTACCGGAAACGGTCATGGTGACTGTTTATGTGTTGGCAAATTTATAAAAGACCGTTCAGGATTGCAAATTGTTGCTTCATTTGAAGAACCGGGCAATTATAATGGACAAGGACACGGTTATGGATGTCAAGTGATTGATGCAAGAGATGGTGGCTTGATTACCGGCCATGGAGCGGGTTCGACTACTGATGTCGGTCGTTGTATTGTGGCAGATATCGATCCGGATAGCCCGAATTTTGAGTACTGGTCTTCTTTGCAGGAAGGGGTATTCAGTTGTAGTGGCAGTGGATTGGTATCCAGTACATATCCTACAGGTATTGGTGGTGGAGTTTTGTATAATGTAGCCATTTATTGGAGCGGGCAGCCGACAAGAGAAATGCTGGACCGTGCTTGTGTCGTGAGCTATAAAGAGAACCCTGATGTAAACAAGACGAATAAGACTCGTTTGGTATATTTTGGAACTTACGGTAGCAATGACGGTAACCATAGCACCAAATACAATCCTTGTTACTATGGTGATTTTCTCGGTGACTATCGTGAAGAAGTAATAATGGGTTCAAGTGACATGAAATCTATTTATATATTCTCCACGAATCATCCTACCGAATTCCGTCTTCCTCACTTGATGACCGATCATAATTATGATATGTCTCAAGCGATGCAGAATATGGGATATAACCAGGGAACTAACTTAGGTTACTATGTAGGTGCTGAAACTTTGAAAAAAGCAGAATAAAAAGGTTTTTGAATAAGAAATCTCTTATTTGATATGAGTTTGTTGAAAAAGAACAATCCGGCTAACTGTCGGGTTGTTCTTTTTTTCATAGTTGAACGAATCGCCATATATATGGATAATATTCTATTTCTTAATTGATCGGCTCTCCCTACCTTTGTAAGGTGAGATAGCAAATATACATATGAAAAAACTCTTTATCCTTTTGTTCCTCTTCATCACTTTAGGAACAAACGCACAAAACAATAAAGTTTCCGGCCTCAACGCCCGCCAGTTTCATAAATATTGGAAGGTAGAGTCGGAATCTCCGGATTATAAAGTGACATTTCAGGGTGATACCGCTGAAATACTATCTCCTAAAGGCCTTACCTTATGGAGGAAAGAAAAGATGAGCGGGCGGGTAACCATTGAATATGATGCGTGTGTAGTTGTAGAAAAAGAAGGAGACCGTTTGAGTGACCTGAATTGCTTTTGGATGGCTTCGGACCCCAAGCATCCTGATAATATATGGAAACGTGAGAAGTGGCGTAGCGGAATCTTTCTGAATTGTTATTCTTTGCAACTCTATTACATGGGATATGGTGGAAATTATAACTCTACTACACGCTTCCGTCGTTATGACGGCAATGAAGCAGGAATCACAGATCCCAAAGTACGTCCTGCCATATTGAAAGAATATACAGATACCGAACATTTGCTAAAAGCGAATCACTGGTATCACATTAAGATAACAAATGAAAATAATAGGGTTAGTTATTACATAGACGGCAAGCGACTGGTGGACTTCCGCGATGCCGAACCTCTGACAGAAGGATGGTTCGGCTTTCGTACCACCTTATCCCGTACCCGCATTACAAACTTCCGCTATGAATGTTTGCCGCCCCAAACGTCTACTGTTCCTTTACATTGGATCGGCAATACTCCTGAACAAGACAAAGCTGTAAGCTTCGGAGTTCCTTTTGATGAAGGCTACCTATTTCCAGAAACTTCATTGCGGTTAAAAACAGATAGAAATCAAGAGATTCCGGTAGATACTTGGCCATTGGCTTACTGGCCGGATGGTTCCGTGAAATGGAGCGGAGTTGCCGGAGTCATTCCTGCCGGAACAGAAAGACTGACATTAGAAAAAGCCCCCCGGAAAGCAAAAACTATCAATAAACAGCCTAATACTTCTATTGCAATCACTGAAACGCCTGAAGATATTCAAATTGAAACAGGGCTAATTTCCGTATTTATTCCCCGACGCGGAGATTTCCTGATTGATAGCCTATTATATAAGGGAACTAAAGTAGGAGAGAAAGCGCGTCTGATTTGTAATACGCAAAACGAGCCGATTCAAGAAAATACATCTCAAATATCTTTTACTCATTACATAGGAGAAATAAAATCAGTAACCATAGAACGTCTGGGCTCTGTACGGGCACTTGTAAAGTTGGA includes:
- a CDS encoding SusC/RagA family TonB-linked outer membrane protein, encoding MRKNKILILALLVCLSIPVRAQNTDNNIIGIVVDKSGNPVYGASVNVEGGAVETRVETDKDGKFEIAVEKGQRLSVVSVDKGSTTVVAKTDGPMTIVMGYAAQTIDVGANRTFSRHESTAAVSTTYNEEFNKRSSRNISNSLYGYGLGLTTLQNAASTGLMADPTFYVRGLQSLSSSTPLVLVDGLERDMSLVSPEEVESVSILKDAAAVALYGYKGVNGAILITTKRGKYKTKEITFTYDHIINTQSRRPEFVDAATYASAVNEARGYEGLGARYTPEEVDAFRNGVGSGGASRMYPYLYPNVNWIDETFKDRGVSNKYTIEFRGGGAKFRYYTMANLLTDKGFIKTPNANDGYSTQNMYSRANLRTNLDIDLTATTKLKLNLLGTLSESRIPGASVNLWDMIYSIPSAAFPVRTEDDSWGGSTTWAGTSNPVAQSQGAAYSKGHSRSLFANLTLSQDLSGLLKGLGANFRLAYDNYSNILEDHSKTYTYAGYATSWTTNGPFYTAISGGESSEMGSGAGIDNWARQFNFAGSVDYNRSFRKWDVYSQFKWDYEYRDSYGLNTTIYRQNVSWYNHVGFSNRYYLDLALVGSASSLLAPGHKWAFSPTISAAWVLSEEKWLKDVSWVNFLKLRASFGVINVDYLPKDGSTTVYDYWDQIYTTTGTQYKFNSSYDSEFGSTIIGRLATANSTHEKAYKYNVGVDAVLFNGLDVTAEGYYQRRKDIWVSSEGKYTDVLGVDAPFENAGIVDSYGVELGLNYTKRLGDVVFNLGGNFAWNKNEIKEQLEEPRLYKNLVQTGNRLGQVYGMVAEGFFKDKEDIANSLPQNFSTVVPGDIKYKDVNGDGIIDANDKTAIGYSTTAPEIYYSFHLGAEWKGIGVDVMFQGTGNYSAVLNTKSMFWPLINNTTLSTHYYENRWTPENQNAKYPRLSSQSNANNYQANTVWLADRSFLKLRNAEVYYRFPEEWMKKTKILGSAKLYVRGTDLFCSDHIDVTDPECYGVATPLNKSVVVGVTIGF
- a CDS encoding RagB/SusD family nutrient uptake outer membrane protein — encoded protein: MKLQNKWFIGAMLGAAVCLVSTSCVDEIKFGNSFLDKAPGGNATIDTVFNSAEYTRQFLNTCYSRQYYGLPYNTDSNGNIPDSSSPYLGKKDALTDCWSLYFSDATVYQQYYLGSLNANYGTRGNIFPYTREMVWEVVRWCWLLMENIDRVPGMDSTEKTQLVAEAKCLIAARYFDMFRHYGGLPLLYASFTGTESGYEIPRATVEETVNYMIKMLDDAINSGGLVWAYADADLASKAGHWTKAGAMALKCKIWQFAASPLFNDVNGYAGGNSEAEQQHLVWYGGYHAELWDNCLKACEAFFKELESQGGYSLNKASEETPEQYRQAYRMGYIRQNSKEVLHSVRTNMSDAFNSSSYMWHSWAVPSLCRTEYPPTQEYVEMFPWADGTPFDWKKTETEGKLDAMFLTGTFKNGEQLLSEIVLTRDPRLYEHCMVNGLPKMLDWSAGTMSGLPYELWVGGYDEGQNAALESGNYATGYKNMKYYLGTEYQRQYTHWVYLRLSDIYLTYAEALLQAKNDHRGAIDQMNIVRARVGLKKDLAECVTDKNLLSDKAALLEELLCERVRELGLEDSRYFDLVRYKRADRFEKRLHGLLAYRLDDTGNRITGNAKWNEGDKNKGALQPTRFEYERFELSKPVRRWWTYGFDPKWYLSPFPQTEINKGYGLIQNPGW
- a CDS encoding RagB/SusD family nutrient uptake outer membrane protein yields the protein MKLKNIIYGMMCVAALGSCSDKMEYHEYNNYDEDFVKLNFGNVGGLITNIYLSMDVDFGNYSGAILGSATDESEYAYSGNQIEDFYNGSWSPSNAKSSMWTSCYEGIANCNLYLEKFTGLTFPELALNSDYAQQMFRYTNYQYEVRFLRAYFYFNLVRQYGDVPFSDHILTAEESNTLSRRPAQEIFDYIIAECDDIKDKIIVDYSKLGDMALPSSPAETGRANRKTVLALKARAALYAASPLFNPTDNRELWYRAAKANKEILDDSNGFAEKAKLLVEDYSSLWSKDNYNDATNELIFLRRATTTTNSFEGYNFPVGLENCKGGNCPTQTLVDAYEMKDTGLRPDELDNYDPANPYYTNRDPRFYLTIAKNGDEKWPNWNTVPLQTYQGGLNAEPLSGGTPTGYYLKKYCQTAVDLRAGTASKTYHSWITFRFGEFYLNYAEAVYKYLGSPYATDNEFTTSAVDAIKVVRTRAEMPGFPQGMTNDAFWKKYQNERMVELAFEGHRFWDVRRWKEGDKHFKNIVEMKITKNGDDTYTYERKVKERSWDDKMYFFPIPQSEKSKNPNLEQNPGW